In Onychomys torridus chromosome 15, mOncTor1.1, whole genome shotgun sequence, the following proteins share a genomic window:
- the Cetn3 gene encoding centrin-3 isoform X1: protein MKTFNPSFRSELVVDKTKRKKRRELSEEQKQEIKDAFELFDTDKDHAIDYHELKVAMRALGFDVKKADVLKILKDYDREATGKITFEDFNEVVTDWILERDPHEEILKAFKLFDDDDSGKISLRNLRRVARELGENMSDEELRAMIEEFDKDGDGEINQEEFIAIMTGDI from the exons ATGAAGACTTTTAACCCATCGTTTAG AAGTGAGCTTGTAGTAgacaaaacaaagaggaaaaaacgAAGAGAGCTCTCTGAAGAACAGAAGCAAGAAATCAAAGATGCGTTTGAGCTCTTTGATACCGACAAAGACCACGCGATAGATTATCATGAATTAAAG GTGGCAATGAGAGCCTTGGGTTTTGATGTGAAAAAAGCTGATGTACTGAAGATTCTTAAAGATTATGACAGAGAAGCCACAGGCAAAATCACCTTTGAAGATTTTAATGAAGTTG TGACAGACTGGATATTGGAAAGAGATCCGCATGAAGAAATCCTGAAAGCATTTAAACtgtttgatgatgatgattcagGTAAAATAAGCTTGAGGAATTTGCGACGTGTCGCCAGAGAATTGGGTGAAAATATGAGCGATGAAGAGCTCCGGGCTATGATAGAAGAATTTGATAAGGATGGTGATGGAGAAA TAAATCAAGAGGAATTCATTGCTATTATGACTGGTGACATATAA
- the Cetn3 gene encoding centrin-3 isoform X2, translated as MSLALRSELVVDKTKRKKRRELSEEQKQEIKDAFELFDTDKDHAIDYHELKVAMRALGFDVKKADVLKILKDYDREATGKITFEDFNEVVTDWILERDPHEEILKAFKLFDDDDSGKISLRNLRRVARELGENMSDEELRAMIEEFDKDGDGEINQEEFIAIMTGDI; from the exons ATGAGTTTAGCTCTGAG AAGTGAGCTTGTAGTAgacaaaacaaagaggaaaaaacgAAGAGAGCTCTCTGAAGAACAGAAGCAAGAAATCAAAGATGCGTTTGAGCTCTTTGATACCGACAAAGACCACGCGATAGATTATCATGAATTAAAG GTGGCAATGAGAGCCTTGGGTTTTGATGTGAAAAAAGCTGATGTACTGAAGATTCTTAAAGATTATGACAGAGAAGCCACAGGCAAAATCACCTTTGAAGATTTTAATGAAGTTG TGACAGACTGGATATTGGAAAGAGATCCGCATGAAGAAATCCTGAAAGCATTTAAACtgtttgatgatgatgattcagGTAAAATAAGCTTGAGGAATTTGCGACGTGTCGCCAGAGAATTGGGTGAAAATATGAGCGATGAAGAGCTCCGGGCTATGATAGAAGAATTTGATAAGGATGGTGATGGAGAAA TAAATCAAGAGGAATTCATTGCTATTATGACTGGTGACATATAA